The Notolabrus celidotus isolate fNotCel1 chromosome 16, fNotCel1.pri, whole genome shotgun sequence genomic sequence agcaggaacaaaaaaaaaatctatattaaatGAATGGCTGGAAAACAGCATGTGTAAAGTCACAAATTTCAAACAGCGTCACACAGCTTCTGGATGTGTAGTGATCTAATAATAGGCGTGTTTTTTGCATTCAAGTACCCCATTAGcaaaacactgacatgaaacATTGGTTTAATTGCAgtctagataaaaaaaaaagagtgtcaCAAAGCTTTTAAATATAGAACATTTTATTCCAATTTTGAGTAAATGGTGTTCAAATTCTGAAGTAAAGGTTTCAATACCAACAGAACCTTTGCATTTaaatggtaacactttacatgCCTTCATCCAGTGACAATGAAAAgctttttgtcatttatttgtCATATTTCCCTTGTAAGAAATAGTTCAAGTATAAAAATTCCCAACAGTGTAAAATAGCCCATCTGATGAATATTGAGCAAAAGGAGCACAGCTACCGAAATCTCGACAACAACTATACATTCTAGTGGAGAAAGCAGCATTTTtgcttggttttttttttgttgttttgtaaaaattgtttttttgctCTCATCTAAACACAGAAGAGGCAGAGTACAATCTGCATGCAAACAGGcctgcatttaaataaagtttcttCCCTAAAAAAGGCATAACGGCATCGAGCTAATATTTAATGTCACGTTCTAAAGGATCATGAAGATAAAAAACTAAAGTACAGTGCACATAACAGTATCTTAAATAAGTCCTACATCAACATTTTTGGTTGAgtatgttaataataataataattataataatattattactaAAACTAATCAATAACTTATATATGCCTTGAGATGAGtacataataatattattaatacagTACCGCCACTAAGTCTCTACTCTTGGAGCGTCAACATAGTCAACCCTCAAAAATAAATATCTTAAATAGtagatttctcttttttcttttttttctatctctctTAAATAGCAGTAAAAATGTAAGGCACACAGACCAACAAAACGTCACAGAGTCAAACCCCCACCCTCTCCACCCCACCTGGTGTTCTTGACAGACATGAGGCAGGCCAGTTGTTGGGGTGGCTTTGgtaaaagtgtgtttgtttgtgagagTATACCTGACACCAGACTTCAGTAGCACAGAGGTGGAAGTGCTGACAGCTGCAGGGCTGAAAGACTGGTGGGGTGGGGGCTCTGTGCTGGGTGGAGGGTTGTGAAGTTGGTTCCCAAATGGGCCCGGCCGGGGATTAAAATGTGACAGCTCAACAAATGAGCACAAGTGATGCGTTCTTTCCAGAGTGATCTGTCTGTGTGGCACTGGGGCGGCTCTGTCCACCCCCACCAGCagctgctctctttctctttctttctttctttctttctttctcattttctttctctccatcccaGAGCCACAGAGAAACACGACTGTGCTGCCTTTGTCTTTGACTGCCATGTGTGCAACTCTGGATGCATGTGTTGctgtatgtgtgagtgagtgaaacGTGGAAAAGCAACTGATTTAGTGTTTCTCATTGTCTGAAGCCATTTTCAACCTCTCCCCTTTTGTCACTGTGCTTGTTGTGTTTGCCAAGGCCCCCCTTTAGTCCAAGAATAGAGTCAGagttgatgacattttcagtctttttgtttttttctttgttgttttgtctcctGGTGATTTGTTTGCTTTGCATAGGTCAAGAGGTCGAGcaacagagtaaaaaaaagggACATTCAGCATCAGGAAGATAAAAGGTAGTTCTTCAAATATGTGTGACACAACAAGTTACGACTTCTCGACTTCCTGACAGAGGTCACATTATAATAGCTAAAACTTTGGAAACGGTTCCATTTCCCTGATTATCAGAAAATATTTACTCAAAAATATGAATagacaaaaaagacaagaaaagccCTCCATGTAACAATAgtgataataaatataaatgttatgaGGGCACAAAATAACTGAAAATTAAACTTGTGGAAAACCACaactgaaaaaagagaacagttTTCTTAACTAACATTAAGACAGCAATAGGACTTAAAGGCTTAGTATAACACCTATACCAACCACAGGGATTAGTTCCTGCATTTTCTCTAGAAATAAGTACTCTACTACaatgataatagtaatgataataattataatcataataacaacaacagaaataatAGTAAATCTCTTTCCATTATTTGttctgcaactttttttcattttctcgtTTTTGGTTGAAGCACAGCAAGTTGGAAATTTACTGTAAAAGTTCCCACCTCACCATCATTATCActaccaccaccatcatcatcagcatcatcatcaaagCAACTCTGCCTCTGAGTCGCTGACAAGCCCACCCTTTAGGCCACTCCCACTTCCTTTTCCTTCGTTGCTCCATCTTGAGCCCAATCAGCTGTGACCGGGGGCAGGCCTCTTCACACTGAATGTCCATGGTTGCAGTGGCTGCTATTGCATGCGGTCAGCTTGCAGCTGCTGAGGCTGGTACTGACCGAaggctgcagctgcagcagcagctgagccTGGGGCTGCAGTGGCTAAGGGCTGCTGAACTGCGTAGCCATAGCCAGCAGTAGCAACGTAGCCTGCAGCAGCAGGGGATGCAGCATATGGGTACTGCTCGTAAGCTGCAGCGGCGGCAGCgctggctgctgctgcagaataTTGCGCGTAGGCAGCTCCAGTGTAGTCGATGTAAGGGGAGGAGGCAGTGGCcggtgcagcagctgcaggttgCACATGAGGGATGACCATACTTGGCTGAACAAAGGCCTGAGGGTACACATAGTGTGCCGGGATGCTgtggaacaaacacacatataacagGTTAGTTTGGTGATCAGAGAACTAGGCCCTACCCTAAAACCCAAACCCAACTCAATCACACTGCGGCTAAGCGCCCGCCCACCATTCAGCCCCAGTCCAATCCACCAGTCAAGAACACCAAGGAAATGCCTGCTAGTAGGGATTAGAAAAGTATAGGGTTGCCAAAATAGAAATCTCTGTGAAAAGAAGACATGAAGTTGAGGTAAACTTTGAACACCCAGAGATCAATCAAATCTTCTCAAAGATCACTTCAGTACGATAACATTGGGAGGAGGTGATGATGTCTGTATGGGAAACAACACGGGACACATTTTCAAGTTTTCTAATTTGGTcagttttgactttttatttttggaaccagaaccaaagggAGCCAGATAACTGGGAAAAGTTGAAGGTATTGAACTTGCTGCCTGTTTGTACATCACATGGGGATTTGGCTGTGGTGCTGTCCTGCTGTCTGCTGGAGGGAGAGCGGTTGggggtggagagagaggggaggattACAGTGTGGGGGGGATTGGGGATGTGGACAGGGGGATGAGCCAAGTGAAGCATTGTGAAAATGTCACTGCCACTTTGACAGCTGGACAGTTTTCAAAAAGGGACGCTGCTGGCCATTTCCCCCTCTCTGTCAGGGACAAAGAGCTGGGGAGGCAGCGGGGCGAGCCGGGACTAGGTTAGCTCCCGGAGGGATGTTTCGATTAAATAAACAATTATGAACAATGAGCACATTTTGCACTCCATGACATAGCCTTATCCCAGCCCTCAGACTCAATAAGGCCTGGAAACTCAAACAGCATGAGATGAGTTTTTGACTGTAGGTGGAGGTAACAAGAAAATGTTGGAATGGTCCTGTATGAATCTGAGTGTTTGATGTCCTGATAAACAGTCATCCCCTTCCTTTAGAGatgaaaaaacaatcaaactgaATGTCAGTTTAatcaaactcaaataaaaagcaTCGGGTAAGAAATAACTTTATATTTGTTGAGGGGCCACAGCAACAACTTTGTgactgtgagtgagtgaatAGTGGACTCAAGGAAATATCAAGGAAAACCAAATATAATGAGTTGAGTCTGCATAAATGAACATCAGGTGGTTACTTTTTTGAGTCTAGATTGGGAGAGAGAAGATTGGGTGCAGAAATTGATAAAAGTTGAAAGGCAGGATCTATCGTGGCAACCCTATTACCAGCACTCCATTATCCAATCCAACCCACATCTCAACCCAAAACAGTGCGCCAGgagtaaaacaggaaaaacaaaacaacagcaaggcgtcagagaggaagaaagaagtaaaaaataGTCCACCTTGACAAGACTGaatacagaaacaacaacaaggtcACAGCACAATCACTCAACTGAAAAGACACAAAAGGAAAACTGCAAGGTATTGACTGTGTAACTGGTACAGTCCGTGAGTTGGTGTGGCTGTCAATAAAGAGCAAAGGTCGGTCTTAATATgtacattttacacacacatacagaagtTAGATAGAACGATGGATGCTTCCTGTCTATCTTCTAGACTGATCAGCAGCtatctgatttgtttttcaagTTGAGGTAGAAAATGTAATAGCACATAAGccatcatttaaagctcctgtgaggaactttctgtttgcgttggctttggtgccccctgtggacaaagtgatacctctatTGTTGCTGTATTAATTATGTTTCTGACACGAAATCTCCTCCTGCACCAATTAATagtcaaatatttcactcattcagaatatttgctgcagaaaaagtACTAGAAgggtttttctttgatgtgctgtTGATCACCTCGCCTGACACCCACCCCCTCAGAGctgtttcaggctttaaaaattataaaacagaaactgttaaaatattttctaatggtttttactgattttgaggatcatgaagaggcatggttgttgatttcagcctgtttcataaccactcaaaaactcctcacaggagctttaacaacagctaacattagTGGTCAACCCACAGGCTCACAATGCTGTTTGGCGGTGTCACAAGACAGGATACAAACAATGTAACTTTCTGGCAAACAGTAATGTTAGCAGTTTAGGATAATTAATGAAAATTAACAGTTAAATAGTTAACAGGGCAACAGTTTAGCTCAGCTGGAATAGtaggcaccccatgtacagagcctATAGTCTTCATTGCATTGGCTATAGGATCGATTCCCAGTCCCAACAAGATTTTTTAGCTTTGAATGTCCACAATTCCTATCATATATACTGTTACACTACTAAACAGCAATGTTAGCTTAGTAATGGAGGAGTGCTTACGTTAGTGAATGGGTTatcttttatgttgttttgcCTTGAAATATGGCCTGATGTCCTATTAGATTTTCACTATATCTTATCTTTTCTGTCTAATAATTGTAAAGCACTgaaattattatatttgtcataaCCCTTTACATCCTGTGACTTGGAAGACAGCAGAACAACATCAGAACAGCATTTGAGCTGCATCATGTAAGGGGCATGTTGTTTGAGGAAACAACAGCCATGTGATTTTGGTGAATTCCTCACAAActtacagttaaaaaaagtaatacaaGCAGTTATGCTTGTGGATTACTTTAAAGTGTCTCAGATTTACCATGCAGTGTCCTTACTGCTCTTAAAATGTCAGCTTCTTTTCAGAGTTTGGTTCTCAAGTTTTCTGTCTCCCAATACCACTGTATCTATAACATTGGTGGGTTGACTGCTGCACATA encodes the following:
- the rbm24a gene encoding RNA-binding protein 24 isoform X2, with the protein product MADRSAADRACKDPNPIIDGRKANVNLAYLGAKPRVMQPGFTFGVPQIHPAFIQRPYGIPAHYVYPQAFVQPSMVIPHVQPAAAAPATASSPYIDYTGAAYAQYSAAAASAAAAAAYEQYPYAASPAAAGYVATAGYGYAVQQPLATAAPGSAAAAAAAFGQYQPQQLQADRMQ
- the rbm24a gene encoding RNA-binding protein 24 isoform X1, translating into MHTTQKDTTYTKIFVGGLPYHTTDSSLRKYFEVFGEIEEAVVITDRQTGKSRGYGFVTMADRSAADRACKDPNPIIDGRKANVNLAYLGAKPRVMQPGFTFGVPQIHPAFIQRPYGIPAHYVYPQAFVQPSMVIPHVQPAAAAPATASSPYIDYTGAAYAQYSAAAASAAAAAAYEQYPYAASPAAAGYVATAGYGYAVQQPLATAAPGSAAAAAAAFGQYQPQQLQADRMQ